In Geopsychrobacter electrodiphilus DSM 16401, a single window of DNA contains:
- a CDS encoding DctP family TRAP transporter solute-binding subunit — protein sequence MLLVGLVVAAALVATASVSMAEPIMIKFSHVVAENTPKGQMANKFKQLVDERLAGKVVVEVFPNSQLFGDNKVLEAMALGDVQLAAPSLSKFEKYTPELQIFDLPFLFNNMAAVEKFQQGPVGQEMLTSMKSKGYIGLGYLHNGMKEISANSPLRVPADAAGKKFRIMTSDVLAAQYEAVGAMPLKKPFSEVFTLLQTKAIDGQENTWSNIYSKKFYEVQPYITETDHGVLDYLVVTSADFWLGLPADIRTELKKALDEAIAFGNDVSAKKAISDRQAIIDSKRSEVITLTPAERKLWVEAMKPVWKQFENKIGKERIAAAVASNN from the coding sequence ATGTTACTCGTAGGTCTGGTAGTGGCAGCGGCGCTGGTAGCTACTGCTTCCGTATCGATGGCTGAGCCCATCATGATCAAATTCTCACACGTTGTCGCCGAAAACACTCCAAAGGGCCAAATGGCCAATAAGTTCAAGCAGCTTGTTGACGAACGCCTTGCTGGCAAAGTTGTGGTTGAAGTCTTCCCCAACTCGCAGCTGTTCGGCGATAACAAAGTCCTTGAAGCTATGGCTCTAGGTGACGTTCAATTGGCCGCTCCTTCACTGTCCAAGTTTGAAAAGTACACCCCCGAACTTCAGATTTTCGACCTCCCCTTCCTGTTCAACAATATGGCCGCTGTAGAAAAATTTCAGCAGGGCCCAGTTGGCCAGGAGATGCTGACCTCAATGAAGAGCAAGGGTTACATCGGCCTCGGCTATCTGCATAACGGCATGAAAGAAATTTCTGCCAACAGCCCGCTGCGTGTCCCGGCGGATGCTGCCGGGAAAAAATTCCGCATCATGACCTCGGATGTGCTCGCAGCCCAGTATGAAGCCGTTGGCGCTATGCCGCTGAAGAAACCTTTCTCCGAGGTTTTCACTTTGCTTCAGACCAAAGCTATTGATGGTCAGGAGAACACCTGGTCAAATATCTATTCGAAAAAATTCTACGAAGTTCAGCCCTACATCACTGAAACCGATCATGGCGTGCTCGACTATCTGGTTGTCACTTCAGCTGACTTCTGGCTGGGTCTGCCCGCTGACATCCGCACCGAGTTGAAAAAAGCCCTTGATGAAGCAATCGCCTTCGGCAATGACGTCTCAGCCAAAAAAGCCATCAGTGACCGTCAGGCAATTATCGACTCCAAGCGTTCGGAAGTTATTACTTTGACTCCCGCCGAGCGTAAGCTGTGGGTTGAAGCTATGAAGCCGGTCTGGAAACAATTCGAAAACAAAATCGGCAAGGAAAGAATCGCAGCCGCAGTCGCTTCCAACAACTAA